The stretch of DNA TTTCCGTTGAACGCCATGCCCAGATTATAGTGAGTAGGAGCGAGATTGGGGTTGAGCTTCAATGACATCTCGTAGTGCTGCATGGCGTCCGCAACCTGGCCCTGGTCATACAGAACACTGCCGAGTTCATTAAGTGTGGTTGCAGAATTGGTGGCGTCGTTTTTCAGGATTTCGTCAAATTGCGCCTTCGCTTCCGCCAGTTTTCCGCTCGAATGCAAGGCCATGCCGAGGCGTTCATGCAGCAAGGGAACATCCGGCTTTAACTGGATTGCTTTGCGAAGTTCGGCGGCGCCTTCTTCGGGATGGCCTTCCGTGGTGAGGGCGTTTCCAAGGTAACCATGAATTTGGTAGCTGTCTTCGCCGCCGGATGCGAGCGCGTGCCGAAAGAGATTTTCGCTGTTCTGCCAAAAATCAATTTGCCGGCGCGTGATGGCGCATGAAATTAAAATCAAGGCCGCCGCTGCCGCGACGACGCCGGTCCGAAGCCATCCGGCCAGGTTGGGAATGCTCCACGCGAGCATGATGCCGATGCCGATTGCTGAAAGATAAGTGTAACGATCCGCAAACGCCTGGCTTCCGACTTGCACCAATCCGATCATTGGGACCAGAACGCCAAGGAACCAGCACCAGCCAACGAGCAGATAAGGTCGTTGCCTCTTGAGCACGAATGCGGCGATTGAAATCGCTACGAGCAAGCAACCGCAGGCGATTACTTTTAGGAATGGCAAATGATCGGGCAACGGATAGAGGACAGAAAGATTCGTTGGCCAAAACATTTTGCTGAGGTAATCCGCATAGGCGACACACACGTTTTCAAGACGCAAATCGAGAGGGAGTTTTTTGAATGGTAGAATGGCGGTTTTTTGGGCGAGCGAGGTCACGATGCAAGAAATGAAAGTGAGGACGAAGAAGGGAATTTTTTCGACGACAAGTTTTGCGGAGATATTCCGTTTGAACGGCCAGTAATCCAGTAATAACAGGACAAACGGCAAGGTAACCACCGATGGCTTGGACATCAGCCCGCAGGCGAAGAAAATCAGCGTGAGCGCATACAAACCCCTTTTGGACTTGGCTTTCTCTTTCACCGCTTCCACGTAGCGGCAATAGCAATACATGGTGAGCAGCCAGAAAAATCCGCTGAGAACGTCTTTGCGCTCGGAGGCCCAGGCGACCGATTCGACGCGCAACGGGTGAATGGCAAAAATCAATGCCAGCAGGAAGCTTCGCCAGGTTGCGCCAGTCATTCGGGCAAAAACGATGAAAACCAGAGTGGCGTTCAGGCTGTGCAGCACGACATTTACGGCGTGATGGCCAAATGGATAGAGCCCGAAAAGTTCGCAGTCCAGCATGTGTGAAATCCAGGTGAGCGGATGCCAGTTCGAGGCGTCCATGCTGGTGAACGCCCATTTTATATTGTCCCAGGAAAGCCCGGTCACGACGTGGACGTTCAGAATGATGTAATCGGGATCATCATAATCTATAAAACGACTGCGAAGCGCGGGAAGGAATACCGCAACGGTGATCAGCACCAAAACCAGCTTGAGAAGAGAACGCCAAAGACGCGGATCCGCAGGGTCGTCTTTTTTAAAATTACCGCGGCTTCCGGATGCGGCTTTGGGCAATTTCATGCGGCATGCTAGAACCTGAGGAGGAAGCAGGTCAAGCGAACGACAACCCACTCGTTATAAAACAAAAACCGGCGAACACTAAAGAGTGCCGCCGGCTGATTTGTTTTAATTTGGTTCGCTTAGTTCTCCACGACTTTCGCGGAGCGGCTTTGGGCGGCGCGCTTGCGTTTGTTTTCGTCGAGTTCTTTTTTGCGGAGGCGCAGGTTCTTGGGCGTGGCTTCGACGTATTCATCGGAGCTGATGTATTCGAGCGCGCGTTCGAGGGACATCTTGAAGGGCGGCGCGAGCGAGATGCCTTTGCCATCGCCTTGCGAACGCATGTTGGTCAGGCGTTTCGCTTTGCAGGGATTAACGGGGATGTCGTTTTCGCGGGCGTTTTCGCCGACGATCATGCCGACGTAGATTTGGTCGCCGGGCTCAACCATCAGGCGACCGCGTTCCTGCACCATGTTCAGGGCGTAAGCCATCGCTTCGCCGCTTTCCATGCTCACGAGCGAGCCGTTTTTGCGCGCGGCGATGTCACCGCGATCGGGGCCGTATTCGTGGAACAGATGACTCATCACACCCATGCCGCGGGTCTGGTTGACGAGGTCGGTTTCAAAGCCGATCAGGCCGCGCGTGGGGATCATGGCCTCGATGCTGATTTCGTCGCCATGATGGTTCATGTTGGTGATTTCGCCTTTGCGATTGGCGAGATTTTGCATGACGTCGCCCATCGCGTCCTTGGGAATTTCCAGGAACAATTTTTCGATTGGTTCCAACAAATTGCCTTCGGCGTCTTTGCGATAGATGACTTCAGGGCGCGAGACCAAAACTTCGTGGCCTTCGCGGCGCATTTGTTCGACGAGGATGGCGATTTGCATTTCGCCACGGCCACTGACGCTGAAGATATTCGTGGCGTCGGTTTGCGCGATGCGCAGCGCGACGTTGGTGCGAATTTCCTTTACGAGGCGGTCCCAAATATGGCGCGCGGTGACGAGTTTGCCGTCCTGACCGGCGAGCGGTCCGTCATTGACGGCGAATTGCATCTGAATCGTCGGTGGATCAATGGGCACGAAAGGAATCGGTTCGCGGTCGGGAGAATCGGTGATGGTCTCGCCGATGAATGCCTCTTCAAAACCAGCGATGCCGATGATGTCACCGGCGTGCGCTTCCTTGATCTCGATGCGTTTCATGCCCTCGAAATGATAAATCGCGGTGATCTTGCCGACGTCTTTGCGGCCATCGCCGTGAATACACGCGGCGGGATCGCCCACCTTGATTTTGCCGCAAACGATTTTGCCGAGCGAGATACGGCCGAGATAATCCGAGTAATCGAGGTTGGCGATAAGCATCTTGAAACCTTCACCGGCGCTGGCGCGGGGCGGCGGGATGTGCTTGATGATCGCGTCGAACAACGGCTCCATCGTGCCGCTGGCGTGGTTGAGTTCCACCTTGGCGTAACCCATCTTCGCGCTGGCGTAAATGACGGGAAAATCCAACTGCTCATCGGTCGCGTGGAGCGCCATGAACAATTCAAACACCTGGTCGAGCACCTTGTGGGGCGAGGCGTTGTCGCGATCAATTTTGTTGATGACGACGATGGGCTTGGCGCCGGCTTCGAGGGCCTTGCGCAGGACGAAACGGGTTTGCGCCTGTGGGCCGTCGGCGGCATCCACGACGAGCAACACGCCGTCAATCATGTTCATGATGCGTTCGACTTCGCCGCCGAAATCCGCGTGGCCGGGAGTGTCCACGATGTTGATGTGGTAATCCTTGTATTTGAAGGCGGCGTTTTTGGCGCGAATGGTGATGCCTTTTTCGCGCTCCAAATCCATCGAATCCATCATGCGCTCTTCCGTCGCCTGGTTGGCGCGGAAGGTCCCGGATTGTTTCAGCAAACAATCCACCAAGGTGGTCTTGCCATGATCAACGTGCG from Verrucomicrobiia bacterium encodes:
- the typA gene encoding translational GTPase TypA; its protein translation is MEHIRNIAIIAHVDHGKTTLVDCLLKQSGTFRANQATEERMMDSMDLEREKGITIRAKNAAFKYKDYHINIVDTPGHADFGGEVERIMNMIDGVLLVVDAADGPQAQTRFVLRKALEAGAKPIVVINKIDRDNASPHKVLDQVFELFMALHATDEQLDFPVIYASAKMGYAKVELNHASGTMEPLFDAIIKHIPPPRASAGEGFKMLIANLDYSDYLGRISLGKIVCGKIKVGDPAACIHGDGRKDVGKITAIYHFEGMKRIEIKEAHAGDIIGIAGFEEAFIGETITDSPDREPIPFVPIDPPTIQMQFAVNDGPLAGQDGKLVTARHIWDRLVKEIRTNVALRIAQTDATNIFSVSGRGEMQIAILVEQMRREGHEVLVSRPEVIYRKDAEGNLLEPIEKLFLEIPKDAMGDVMQNLANRKGEITNMNHHGDEISIEAMIPTRGLIGFETDLVNQTRGMGVMSHLFHEYGPDRGDIAARKNGSLVSMESGEAMAYALNMVQERGRLMVEPGDQIYVGMIVGENARENDIPVNPCKAKRLTNMRSQGDGKGISLAPPFKMSLERALEYISSDEYVEATPKNLRLRKKELDENKRKRAAQSRSAKVVEN
- a CDS encoding tetratricopeptide repeat protein, with protein sequence MKLPKAASGSRGNFKKDDPADPRLWRSLLKLVLVLITVAVFLPALRSRFIDYDDPDYIILNVHVVTGLSWDNIKWAFTSMDASNWHPLTWISHMLDCELFGLYPFGHHAVNVVLHSLNATLVFIVFARMTGATWRSFLLALIFAIHPLRVESVAWASERKDVLSGFFWLLTMYCYCRYVEAVKEKAKSKRGLYALTLIFFACGLMSKPSVVTLPFVLLLLDYWPFKRNISAKLVVEKIPFFVLTFISCIVTSLAQKTAILPFKKLPLDLRLENVCVAYADYLSKMFWPTNLSVLYPLPDHLPFLKVIACGCLLVAISIAAFVLKRQRPYLLVGWCWFLGVLVPMIGLVQVGSQAFADRYTYLSAIGIGIMLAWSIPNLAGWLRTGVVAAAAALILISCAITRRQIDFWQNSENLFRHALASGGEDSYQIHGYLGNALTTEGHPEEGAAELRKAIQLKPDVPLLHERLGMALHSSGKLAEAKAQFDEILKNDATNSATTLNELGSVLYDQGQVADAMQHYEMSLKLNPNLAPTHYNLGMAFNGKGDYAAAADEFQRAVSINPGYAPAHYQFGLACFNAGRMDDAIREISFALALAPNFAKWHFSLGEALVKANRSDDAVSEFRTALDLQTNYPEAARELQKLNAKP